From the Pseudomonas syringae KCTC 12500 genome, the window AACCGCGAATAATCGTGGTTGCAAAGAATTGTCTATCTACAAAATAAGCGTTAGCCTGAATGCAACTAAACAGACTTTTATTATGTGAATTTCATTATGAAAGCAATAAATGAACGCACTAAAAAGTCCGGTGCTGACGTAACGCCGCTGCTGGACAGGATTGACCGCGCCATCCTCAAGACCTTGCAACGTGACGCGTCCATTTCCAATGTGGCACTTGCCGAGAAGGTCAAACTGAGTCCGCCTGCGTGCCTGCGTCGCGTCGAGCGGCTGAAAGAAGCGGGCGTGATCAAGGGCGTGGTGGCGTTGCTCAATGGCGATGTTCTGGACGCCGGCATGGTGGTGCTGATCGGTGTCGTGCTGGACCGCTCGACACCGGATTCATTCGCCCAATTCGAAGCCGCTGCACAGAAGGTTTCCGGCTGTATGGAGTTTCATGTCGTCACTGGCGAGTTCGACTACTTCATGTTGTTGCGCACCAGGGACAGTCAGAGCTTCAACCGTTTGCACGCCGAACAGTTACTGTACTTGCCCGGTGTCAGACAGATTCGTTCGTTCATGGGACTGCGTCAGGTCGTTTCCACCACACAGTTACCCCTCTGACGGGGTTTGGCGTGGCCTGTTTGCTGCATGCAGCGTCAAACGTTCACGTCTGACCAAGGTCAGAGTTGCTGACTGCCATACGATTGACTCTGGCGCATGATTCAATCAGTGCCGTTTTCTTTTTTACTTGCTCAAGGATTTTCATTTTGGCTGCTGGAAGCTTGCTTACCCTGCTTGACGATATTGCGATGCTGCTCGATGACGTGGCGCTGGCCACGAAGAAAACGGCGGGTGTGCTGGGTGATGATCTGGCGCTCAATGCCCAGCAGGTCACCGGTGTTTCAGCGGATCGCGAATTGCCGGTTGTCTGGGCCGTGGCCAAGGGGTCGCTGCTCAACAAGGCCATTCTGGTTCCGACAGCGTTGCTGATCAGTGCCTTCGCACCCTGGGCGATTCTGCCGTTGCTGATGATCGGCGGTGCGTTTCTGTGCTTCGAGGGCTTCGAGAAAATCGCCCATAAATGGCTGCATCCCGAAACCGGCGAAGAGCATGAGCAGCGCAAGCAGGCGTCGGCGGATGCGTCCGTGGACATGGTGGCGTTCGAAAAGGAACGCGTCAAAGGCGCGATCCGCACGGACTTCATTCTTTCGGCGGAAATCATCGTGCTCGCACTGGGTGTGGTCTCGGCCAGACCCTTCATGGATCAGGTCGGCGTACTGGTCATCGTCGCAGTGCTGATCACCGTGGGGGTCTACGGGCTGGTCGCCGGTATCGTCAAACTCGATGACCTGGGCTTGTATCTGAAGAAAAGCGCAGCTTCGGCTGCACAAAAGATCGGTGCAGGCCTGCTGTGGCTGGCACCGGTGTTGATGAAAGTGCTGTCGATCGTCGGTACTGCCGCCATGTTCATGGTCGGCGGCGGGATTCTGGTCCACGGTCTGCCGTTCGCTCATCATTGGGTCGAGGGTGTGACCGAAGCGGCAGCGGGTGCGGTAGGCGGTCTGTCGATGGTCGTTCCGACGCTGATCGATGCTGTTGCCGGGGTCATTGCCGGTGCCGTGCTGGTGCTGGTCGTGACGTTGATTGGCAAGGTCTGGAAAGCTGCGAAGGAGTGATTGAGGCGGTCATCCACACTTCTGATCTAAGGCCGTGGAAGCGAGCCGGGCTACGCTTCGCTTGCTCGCGAAGGGGTTGGTACAGCCAACCGAAGGGTGGCTGAAACACCGCCTTCGCGAGCAAGCGCTCCCACAGAATTCCGCAGTGAGCGTCATCACCGTCAAACAACGTGCTTAGAAGAACACCTTGACCAGCAAGCTCGCGGTGTTCTGATCGGTGTCGAAGGAACGGGTGTCCTTGATGCCGTATTTGTTGGTCCAGTAGTCGTATTCGATACCCACGTACAGCTGCCGCTCCGGGTAATTCAGTGCCTTGCCCAGGTCGTACTTGATCTGCGGGTTGAAGTGCAGGTTGGAGTGGTAAGTGCCACGCGAGGTCTTGTCGTTGTCGACTACCCAGTCCATGAAACCGTCGATCAGCACATCCGATTTGCCCACCGGAATGGTGTAGGACCACACCGGAGTGATCTGCCACACGCCGTCGCCCGGGCGATTTCCTTCGGTCTGGCGCTGGTAGAAGTTAAGCTGGAAGTAGTCGAAACCCGGGATCTTCAAGTCGAACGCCGGACCGATCAGGTACGACTCGTTATCGCCCTCACCAAACTCGTAAGTTGCGGCAATCAGCACATCGCTGATCGGCCCGAACTCGAACTTCTGGCCGAAGATCTTGCCCAGCGAAAGCCGTGGCGAGAACTCGCCGTAATAGGTGTTATCGCCAGCGGTTGCGTCTTTCTTGCCGTTGTAGAAGATCTTGTCGACGAAGAAGAAGTTGTCGCCGTACTTCCAGCTGTCCGCGTGCTCAAAGGTGAAGGTCTGCTGATTTTCCGGGTTGACAGCAAAGTCTCGTCCATTGAGATAGGTCAGGCTATTACTCTGCCACTGGAAGATATCCCCTGCCATGGCGGGTGCAGCAGCCAGCAGACTGCTGGCCAGTAATGCACTGGAAATCGTACGGTTCATGCGGTGAGCCCCTTGATGTCGATCGTGATTTTTTCGGACTGGCGTTCTATGCGTGACGCCTTGTCGGTGGTTGCAATAATTTGTCTGTCTGGTCAGCTTTGTGTTGTTAGCAAGAGCTGCGCCAATCAGTGAAAAAAAGTTTAAGTAACCCTTCAAACCGATATCGAAGTGTCGATTTCAGGTTATTTTTTTCAATGGGCTGCGTTCTGAGTGCCGTTCAGCCAGTGGGCCGCCCGGTCAGGTTCAGCTATCGGGAAAAAGAGGGGCGGGTTGGCAGCGGCGGCGGAGGATACTGACTCGCGTCGCCGTGCTCAAGTGCTCCAGAGCAGGGCGTCCGGAGCGAAAACAGGGCAATGCCCGTTGCTTCAGTTGATGTGCGCGCCCTGATCGATCCAAGCGCCTACCAGATCACGTTCCTGCTGGGTCATCTGGGTGATATTGCCCAGCGGCATGATCGGCGCGGTGATTGCCTGCGCCTTGATGCGCGGCGCCTGTTGCTGGATCTGTTCAGGCGTATCGAACATCACGCCGGCCGGAGCGACGCTGAATAGCTGGCTGGTAGGCGTGGCCGAGTGACAGACCGAGCAACGTTGCCGGATGACGTCGTGCACCTTGTTGAAGTCTGCACCTGCCACCTTGGCAGGCTCGGGCTGGGCAGGTGCAGCCTGGGCAGGTGCAGCAGCGGGCTGCTCATCAGCCCGATGCCCGCCGACCGCTGTACCGGGCAGTGGCTGATAGACGATTTTTGCCGGCGCTAGCGCAGGGCCGGTGACATACGCCAGGCACAGCATGCCCAGCGCCGCGACTGGCAGGGTCCAGGCGAATCGATGGCTGTCGTGGCGTGTATTGAAGTAATGGCGCACCAGCACGGCCAGCAGCGCGATGCCTGCGAGAATCAGCCAGTTGTACTCACTGCCGTAGGTGCTTGGGAAGTGATTGCTGATCATGATGAACAGCACGGGCAGGGTGAAGTAGTTGTTGTGTCGTGAACGCAACAGGCCTTTTGCCGGCAGGCTTGGGTCCGGCGTACGGTTCTCGGCAATGGCGGCCACTAGCGCGCGCTGGGCCGGCATAATGATGCGGAACACGTTGCCGACCATGATGGTGCCCATGATCGCGCCCACATGCAGATAGGCACCGCGACCGCTGAACACTTTGCTGAAACCATATGCCGCCGCCACCAGCAGCACGAACAGGACCACGCCCAACAGGGCAGGGCGCTTGCCCAGTGGCGAGTCACACAGAAAGCTGTAAATGAACCAGCCGACGAACAACGAACCCAGGCCGATGTGCACGCCCTCGGCGCCACTCAGGCTGCTGCCCGGTGCCAGCAGGTACAGCGTCGGGTTGGCGTAGAACACCACGCACAACAGCGCGACACCGGACAGCCAGGTCGAATAGGCTTCCCATTTGAACCAGTGCAGATTCTCCGGCATCGTCGGTGGTGCGAGCTTGTACTTCTCCAGGTGGTAGATGCCGCCGCCGTGGATCGCCCACAGGTCACCCGACAGGCCTTCACGCGGGTTGCTGCGGTTGAGGTTGTTCTCCAGCCAGACGAAGTAGAACGATGCGCCGATCCAGGCGACGCCGACAATCATGTGAATCCAGCGCACGCCCAGATTCAGCCATTCCATCATATGTGCCAGCACGGTGTTTACCCTTCCAGTGGGTGGGGATCGAGAACCAGCAACTGGCTCTCGGCAAAGTAATGCTCGTCGCAGTTGTTGCCTTCGCCACTGCGATCAACCACCAGGAAGTCATCCCGCTTTTCGATCGTCAGCACCGGATGGTGCCAGACGCCGCGATGGTAATTGACACCTTGCCTGCCGTTCGACACGAAGGCGCGGGTCGCCTCTGATTCAGGCTCATCGCCAACCGGCGCGACCACGATCAGAAAGGGGTTGCCGAGCAGCGGCACGAACGCCTGGCTGCCCAGCGGATGACGCTCCAGCATGCCGATGGTCAACGGCATCGGCAGCGCTTCAGCGCGGAAAATGCTGATGATCGCCTTGTCCTCCGGCTGCGCGGTCTGCACGTCAGCCAGACGATGAAAGCGCATGGTCGAGCCGTTGTTGATCATGAAGTGATCGCTGCCGTCGGTTTCGATCACATCACCGAATGGCGCAAAGGCTTCCTTGGTCAGTGGCTCGATTATCAGTTTGCGCATGCGGGTTCTTCTTCAATGGTTTTGAGGGTGCGCTCATCGTTATACACACATCCGCTTTGGATTCTGGCCGGAGGCCGTAGGAGCGGACCGGGCGACGCTTCGCTCCTACGCCCTTCGGGCAGAAGCCTGGCAGCCTTTTATTCAGGGCGCTCCAGGACTTATGTATATGATGAACGCCGAACGTAGGAAAGAGAGTTTATGCGTTGTTACCTGGCCACCTTGCCCAGCACTCGCAGGCGGCTGACGCCACCGTCCGGGAATACGTTCAGGCGGATGTGGGTGATCGGGCCGATCGCCTTGATCTGCTCGGCGAACTCGTGTTCGGCGTGCATGGTCAGCTTCTGGCTGGGCAGCAACTCGCGCCAGAACAGGCTCTGGGTTTCGATCTGGCTGTCGGTGCCACCCTTGACCAGGGCGCCCTGAATCGAGCAGCTGTCCGGGTAGTTGCCTTTGAAGTGCAGGGTATCGACGATGACTTTCTCGACTTCGCCCTGGTGCCCGAGCGCCACGATCACCCAGTCGTTGCCGGGTGTGCGGCGGCGCGCGGTTTCCCAGCCGTCGCCCATGTTCACACCGCGACCAGGGTTGAGGATGTTGCTCATGCTGCCGTAGTGTTCATCGGAGCAGGCAATCGATCGGCCGCCATTGAGCGCCGCAACCAGATCGATCTGCTCGTCCTCGCTGACTTTCGACCAGTCGCGATGCGGCACACCGTACACGCGCAGACGCGCGACTCCGCCATCCGGATAGATGTTGAAGCGCAGGTGGCTGAACGCCTGATCGTTGCTGATCTCGTGGTAATGATGGCTGTTGCCTTGCAGCTCCACAGACGGCAGCACTTCGGTCCAGGCGGTGTTTTCATCGGGCTCGCCCGACGCCAGGAAGCACGCTTCCAGCGATGCGGAAGGCGGGAAGTTGCCGGTGAAAAACGAGGTGTCGATGTCCACACCCTTGATGGTTCCCGCCACACCGAGGCGAATCACCGCGCTGTCGTACCCTTCGAAACGCTTGCGGCGCGACTCCCAGCCGTCCATCCACTTGCCGTTGTCGTCGAATACGCCTTCTTTCCAGACGGCCGGTGTCGGCTGGAACAGCCGGTTGGCGTCGGCGAACCAGTCATCGGTGACCGAAAGGATTTTGGTGCCCAGACGCGCGTCGGCCAGGTTCACGAACTTCTCGAACGGTGCGGCGTAAACTTTCATGCTCTTTGTCTGCCTTCTGAATACGGTTATGACTGCGACGCTCAAAGCGCCTGTAGACGAAACAGTGCGATCTTGTTGATCTCGGCCAGGGCGCAAGCGAACTCGACCTCGGGCGAGTGGTGGATGCGTTGCTCGAACGCCGCCAGAATCTTATGTCTGTCGCTGCCCTTGACCGCCATGATGAACGGAAAGCCGAAGCGGGCCTTGTAAGCCTCGTTCAACTCGGTAAAGCGCTGAAACTCTTCAGGCGTGCAATGGTGAATACCGGCGCCGGCCTGTTCATCGGTACTGGCCTGAGTCAGCTCGCCCTGAACGGCAGCCTTGCCTGCCAGGTCCGGGTGGGCATTGATCAGTGCCAGTTGTTGCTCGTGTGTGGCACCCAGCAGGATCTCGCTCATGCGAGCGTGCAGGGTCTCGACCTGATCGAGTTGCGCGCCTGTGCTTTGGTCGAACGCTTGCTGCGCGACCCACGGTGAGTGTTCGTAGATATCGGCGAAGGCCGCGATGAACGCATCCCGGCCCAGGCTTGAAGGTGTCAGTGTCTTGAACGTGCTCATTGCTCGGCCTTGCCGGTAAACGGATGTTCAGTGTGCCAGTGCCG encodes:
- a CDS encoding Lrp/AsnC family transcriptional regulator — protein: MKAINERTKKSGADVTPLLDRIDRAILKTLQRDASISNVALAEKVKLSPPACLRRVERLKEAGVIKGVVALLNGDVLDAGMVVLIGVVLDRSTPDSFAQFEAAAQKVSGCMEFHVVTGEFDYFMLLRTRDSQSFNRLHAEQLLYLPGVRQIRSFMGLRQVVSTTQLPL
- a CDS encoding DUF808 domain-containing protein, encoding MAAGSLLTLLDDIAMLLDDVALATKKTAGVLGDDLALNAQQVTGVSADRELPVVWAVAKGSLLNKAILVPTALLISAFAPWAILPLLMIGGAFLCFEGFEKIAHKWLHPETGEEHEQRKQASADASVDMVAFEKERVKGAIRTDFILSAEIIVLALGVVSARPFMDQVGVLVIVAVLITVGVYGLVAGIVKLDDLGLYLKKSAASAAQKIGAGLLWLAPVLMKVLSIVGTAAMFMVGGGILVHGLPFAHHWVEGVTEAAAGAVGGLSMVVPTLIDAVAGVIAGAVLVLVVTLIGKVWKAAKE
- a CDS encoding outer membrane protein OmpK, with product MNRTISSALLASSLLAAAPAMAGDIFQWQSNSLTYLNGRDFAVNPENQQTFTFEHADSWKYGDNFFFVDKIFYNGKKDATAGDNTYYGEFSPRLSLGKIFGQKFEFGPISDVLIAATYEFGEGDNESYLIGPAFDLKIPGFDYFQLNFYQRQTEGNRPGDGVWQITPVWSYTIPVGKSDVLIDGFMDWVVDNDKTSRGTYHSNLHFNPQIKYDLGKALNYPERQLYVGIEYDYWTNKYGIKDTRSFDTDQNTASLLVKVFF
- a CDS encoding urate hydroxylase PuuD, translating into MLAHMMEWLNLGVRWIHMIVGVAWIGASFYFVWLENNLNRSNPREGLSGDLWAIHGGGIYHLEKYKLAPPTMPENLHWFKWEAYSTWLSGVALLCVVFYANPTLYLLAPGSSLSGAEGVHIGLGSLFVGWFIYSFLCDSPLGKRPALLGVVLFVLLVAAAYGFSKVFSGRGAYLHVGAIMGTIMVGNVFRIIMPAQRALVAAIAENRTPDPSLPAKGLLRSRHNNYFTLPVLFIMISNHFPSTYGSEYNWLILAGIALLAVLVRHYFNTRHDSHRFAWTLPVAALGMLCLAYVTGPALAPAKIVYQPLPGTAVGGHRADEQPAAAPAQAAPAQPEPAKVAGADFNKVHDVIRQRCSVCHSATPTSQLFSVAPAGVMFDTPEQIQQQAPRIKAQAITAPIMPLGNITQMTQQERDLVGAWIDQGAHIN
- a CDS encoding ureidoglycolate lyase, which gives rise to MRKLIIEPLTKEAFAPFGDVIETDGSDHFMINNGSTMRFHRLADVQTAQPEDKAIISIFRAEALPMPLTIGMLERHPLGSQAFVPLLGNPFLIVVAPVGDEPESEATRAFVSNGRQGVNYHRGVWHHPVLTIEKRDDFLVVDRSGEGNNCDEHYFAESQLLVLDPHPLEG
- the alc gene encoding allantoicase — protein: MKVYAAPFEKFVNLADARLGTKILSVTDDWFADANRLFQPTPAVWKEGVFDDNGKWMDGWESRRKRFEGYDSAVIRLGVAGTIKGVDIDTSFFTGNFPPSASLEACFLASGEPDENTAWTEVLPSVELQGNSHHYHEISNDQAFSHLRFNIYPDGGVARLRVYGVPHRDWSKVSEDEQIDLVAALNGGRSIACSDEHYGSMSNILNPGRGVNMGDGWETARRRTPGNDWVIVALGHQGEVEKVIVDTLHFKGNYPDSCSIQGALVKGGTDSQIETQSLFWRELLPSQKLTMHAEHEFAEQIKAIGPITHIRLNVFPDGGVSRLRVLGKVAR
- the uraD gene encoding 2-oxo-4-hydroxy-4-carboxy-5-ureidoimidazoline decarboxylase; this translates as MSTFKTLTPSSLGRDAFIAAFADIYEHSPWVAQQAFDQSTGAQLDQVETLHARMSEILLGATHEQQLALINAHPDLAGKAAVQGELTQASTDEQAGAGIHHCTPEEFQRFTELNEAYKARFGFPFIMAVKGSDRHKILAAFEQRIHHSPEVEFACALAEINKIALFRLQAL